The Miscanthus floridulus cultivar M001 chromosome 17, ASM1932011v1, whole genome shotgun sequence genome has a window encoding:
- the LOC136515197 gene encoding ankyrin repeat-containing protein At5g02620-like, which translates to MSREASLAAVVDGQGVSPLYMVVVSNQADMVDILVTEYREGIVRSPASYAGPGGQTALHAALKKCESLQRGEPTLAQKADSSGRTALHYAASSGKTGVVKLLLFNSLLAYIPDDDGLYPVHYAAMGGYSEIIREIMEICPSCDELVDKKHRSILHCAVEFGKTKVVWYICRNPKFKSIMNAGDSEGNTPRHLAVNHGHVLPSYDGS; encoded by the exons ATGTCAAGGGAGGCAAGCCTTGCCGCGGTGGTTGATGGGCAAGGTGTATCCCCGCTCTACATGGTGGTTGTGTCCAACCAGGCTGACATGGTTGACATCTTGGTAACTGAATATCGTGAAGGTATTGTGAGATCGCCGGCGAGCTACGCTGGACCAGGTGGACAAACTGCACTGCATGCTGCG ctCAAGAAATGTGAGTCCCTGCAACGCGGGGAGCCAACACTTGCGCAAAAGGCTGACAGCTCAGGAAGAACTGCCCTTCACTATGCAGCATCATCTGGGAAGACTGGAGTGGTCAAACTTTTACTGTTCAACAGCTTGCTTGCTTACATTCCAGATGACGACGGTCTCTATCCTGTACACTATGCTGCTATGGGCGGCTACTCAGAAATTATCCGTGAGATCATGGAGATATGCCCGAGCTGTGATGAGttggttgacaagaaacatagAAGTATTTTGCATTGCGCCGTCGAATTCGGGAAGACTAAGGTAGTGTGGTACATCTGCAGGAACCCAAAATTCAAGAGTATCATGAATGCGGGCGACAGTGAAGGAAACACACCACGGCATCTGGCTGTAAACCATGGGCATGTATTGCCTTCTTATGATGGATCTTAG